A window of Phaseolus vulgaris cultivar G19833 chromosome 4, P. vulgaris v2.0, whole genome shotgun sequence genomic DNA:
GTGGAATTGGAGATTCAAACTCAGCTCAAGTTAACTTACCCTAAGTTAAGGAAATGAAATTTGAAGGTTAGGTTGGGGAAGTTTGGATTGCATGACTGGTTAGTCATGCCCTTTGGCTTAACCAATGCTCCAAGCACCTTCATACGACTTATACATCATGTCTTAAAACCTTTTATAGGCAAGTTTGTTGTAGGCTACTTTGATGACATCCTCATCTACAACTTGAACATATCAGACCATCAAGTGCTAGGAAGGTATTAGATCGTTAGGAAGGTAATAGAAACCCTTAAGAAAGATGTGTTACATGCTAATCCTGAAAAATGTGTCTTTGGCATATACCATATTGAGTTCTTAGGGTTTGTAGTTATCTCTCAAGGGATGCAAGTAGATGAACAAAAGGTGGCAACAATTAAGAATTGGCCTACACCCCAATGTAGTCAAACTCTTAACTCGTATGAGGATCGGGAAGGAGCTAAAAGATTGTAACTCGAGGATCGTAACTCGACTCGTAAGAGTTACTAACATatgaaaaataacattcaaTACATAACACAATTGGAAACAATTTCATAAATCATAAATTGTTCATACAAAAAACAACTAAGTTCACAAACATCTAATACAATTAAACTATCCAAGGAAATCCTTCATATTAATTGAAGGATAATCATCATTCTCTTCTACAAGatcttcattttcattaatGCTATCTATGCCATGACCTTCATCATCCGCAACAATTGGAGGAACCTCCAAATCATCCATAGGTTCAAGTTCTCCAACTTCATCCAAATCATCCATAAGTTCAACATCATTTGCTTCATTATCTTCCACTGTCCATTCTTCATCAGAGGCAAGATGTTAGGTCCATCAATGTTGTAGCTTTTTGTGTTCCTAACATCCTTCCTCTTCATCAATCTTGAATTAGCCATCACAAAGACTACGTCATTCATGGTCTTCTGGTGTAAACAGTTTCTTTTTTTCCTGTGGACCTAAATAATTGTAACATCATAAATTTATcccttcataaattttaattataaaatgaactcataaatttaaatacttACCCTTTCAAATGCACTCCAATTGCGCTCGCACCCGGATGAACTACAAGTCAAACCCAAAACTCTAACTGCAAATCTTTGTAGTTCCGAAAGTGCATCACCATATTGTTCCCACCACTGTGCTGGAGTTTTTGTTTTGAGTGCACGTTGAGCTATTTCACTACCCAAAAATCCAGATTTGCTCTTGAAACCCTCAATTTGGGCATCAATCTTAGTTATCTCATCAATGTCTCCTCCCATCCTCTCTAAACATTCATACATTCCCCGTTTCACCTCATAATCAGCTTTAAAATCCGGATGATAATGCAATATGGGATTTAGATAATGGCCTGCAGCATGTAATGGCCTATGCAATTGGTTGTCCCATCTTTGATCAATGATTTCCCAAAGTGGAGTGTAACTAAGTaagataaaagtaaataaatatagaaacaaAGTTTATATTTCTAAAAGAGATTAGGAATGAAATAAAAGTGAAAGGTAATTAGTTATTTACCTTTTACTAACTCCATTGAAGAGACTTTGTATCTTCTCTTTAGCAAGGTCCATCTCTTCATAAATAAAACCCATGGCTGGTTTTTCATCAGAATCCACCATGCACAATACCTTAATTAGGGGAAGAGCACCCCtcaaacaattcaaaatatttgaCCAGAATCCCTTATTCAATACCAAATTTTCAACAAGTCTTCCATCTCTAGTCTTTACACACCGACTAGATTGCCACTCCTTAGATGTAAACATCCTAATCAGTGATTTCTTATTCTCATTTAAACATCCCAAAGTTAAATAAGAAGTGGCAAAACGAGTATTAGCCTGTCTTATTAAATCTATCCCTTCAGTATGTTTGTGCAACAAGCAAATAAGACTAGTTCTTGAATAGATGTAAGCTGTGATTTTCTTACCATTGGATATAGTCTTCTGATGGAGTGGTATTTTCTTCTCAAAATCTTCCAACATTAAATCAATGCAATGTGTTGCGCATGGTGTCCAATACAATTTGTTTCTCTTTTGCATTAAGAGATCTCCAACTGCTTTGTAATTTGCTGCATTATCAGTTACAATCTGCATCACATTATCTTCCCCAACCTCTTCAACAACATCATCCATCATCTTGAAAATTTTGTCAGCTGTCTTAGATATGTCAGAAGCATCAATTGACTTCAAAAAAACAATCCCCTTTGGACTATTTACAAGAAAATTAAGTATGGTTCTTCTCTTTCTGTCAGTCCACCCATCTGTCATTATTGTGCAACCATATTTTTTCCAACATAATCTATGTTCTTCCAATATTTGATTGGTTTTTTCAACCTGTTGCTTCAAATATTTCACCCTGATTTCATGGTATGATGGTGGCTTAATTCCAGGATCATGTTTGGCAATCATTTCAACCATTTTAGTGAACTCTTCACTCCTTGCTACATTAAAGGGAATAACATTGTTGTAGAAAAATAAAGCAATTTGTTGACATGTATCTTCCCTCTCACTTTTCTTGAAGATGGAATTGATAGTACTTTGACTTCCCTTTCTCTTGAAAATACTTGATGACTCAACCCCCACACTCTCTTCTTGAGAAGgtctttttctaaaattttcacaATCACTCACATTGTTTTCCAAGTCTACTCCGAACATAGATTTTTTGATTAAATTTTGCTGCAGCATAGAAACAGTACCCAACATTAAATTTTTAACTTCTTCTGGGATAGCAAAGCATGCTCTATCATCTTTTGAAGTGCATGCAAGATGATGCTTTAGCCTATAGATACCCCCAGTTACAATCTTCTCACAATATTTACACTTCACGTTTCTTGATTTCCCATCCCATCAATAGAAATACAGTGATTCCATCCAGGGTCTTTTTTGACACTTCCTTTTTTTGTACTGTCCCCACCTCCTGAATCCATAGTAGAAGGCACTGTCttgtagaataaaaaaatagcaCGGGGCTATGATGGAAAATGAGAGAGAAGAGATGAGGAGAACGTTCGCGAAGGCGGCGTCACGAGCAGGGGCAGAGGCGGCGGCGGCGGCGCAATCGGCGGTAATGAAGTTCTGGGGTGCGGTAGGTTCTGTTCTATGTTGTTTAGGGTATCTAATTTTTTAgggtttctaattttttttagggTTTCACTCTAAAAAACACACATTGGGCCGCACTGGTCGGATTGGGCCGCACCAGACTACAACAAATTAGGGTTTTTTAGGGTTAGGGTGTGTCGTGCCACAGTGCGAGGCGACTCGGGGACAGCCTCTGAGGCAGCGAGCTCTGCGACGACGCGGTGCGATCCGCTCCGGCACCGATCTACCGTGCGAGTCAACTCGATTTTGGCTCCAGGATCGTTGAATTGTACGTTTTTGCGAGTTTACTCACGATTTTGACTACATTGCTACACCCACCAATATCGGTGATGTACGAAGCTTTCATGGGTTAGCttgtttttataaaagattCGTGAAACACTTCAGTACTATTGTTGCTCCTCTCAATGAAATAACAAAGAAAGATGTAGTGTTGAAATAGAGCCAAGAACATTAAGGCTTTTGAAGGTTTGAAAGAAATATTAACCAAAACACCTATCTTAACACTCCCCAACTTTCCTAAGTCATTTGAGATTaagtgtgatgcctctaatataggcattgggaCTGACCCGCACAAAAGAAAGGCAAAATTGTGTACTAATGTCAAACACCTATGTTTGAATAGATTCAAAATATAGAAAGAGAAACAGGTAAATAATGTTTTTTCGAATTAGATTGAACTAGTTGAACCATCATTTCTTTCTCCATGTTTATTGTAGGAGTatgatgatattttattttgtacaataactatttattttgtACAATAATCATATTGGTTGAACCATTAATTTGAATTTACACACTTTAACAACTGAAAATATGACCTTGTGCTATCATTACTTATCAAAACAAAATCTAATTAGAATAGGCCCTTATGATGCAGAAAGGTTTTGGTAGTACATATTGAATGGTTAACAATGTGGAATACTTGTGTCAAACACCTATGTTTGAATACAGTCAAAAtatagaaggaaaaaaaaacaaaaacgtCAATAATGTTTCTTAAAATTGGATTGAACTAGTTACACCATCATTTCTTTCTTCCTGTTTACTGAGGGTGTAcgatcatattttattttgtacggTGACAATTTATTTTGTATGATGACTATATTGTTTGGATCATTACTTTTAAtttaccactacaagaaaatttggTATTACAACACAAATTTGTACGTAAAACATAGTTACACATGGATTAGATACGGAAAAAAATTCGTATATAAAATTGTCGTTGGTAATTGTCACCTATGGATTTCGGATCCATATATAACTATATACAGATCATGGTAGTTAGAATCGCTCGAATCGTACTATTCGAATCGCGATTTGAGTCAAAAATTCACCTTGCCGATTCAAATCAGGAAGTGACTCGATTTTGGGCGTGAATCGTGGTATGAATCGCCTGATCAAGGGATTCACAATTCTATCTCAATATTTTCTATTCAATCTGATTcaatcagaatctgaaaaaaTCCCAAAAAAAATCGCGATTCGTTTAATTTTTTTCCCAAAATCCcaaaaatcttaataaataaaacGAACGGTACAACCAATCTGCATCACACTAAAAGACAATCACAATAATCATTTCAGGATGCATTTATTGTGCTCATGTGCCTATGCGGAGCTTATTTCTCATAACTATACAATAGTTGCAAAAAAAGGAATAGACAAAGATGCTAACCAGTTTTGTGATTATACCTTGTCTCCCCTTCACTACCTCATGCCATTACCAAGTCCTTGCAAGATTTCAAGCTTCGTGCACAACAAGAAACCGGTGAAATGAGAAATTGAACCGTTAATACTAGAAGGAAACAAAAAAATACAGCAACAAACCAACCACGGAAGAAGAACTTGAACCCATGagcaaaaagaagaaagaacaaCTTACGAATTTGAAAGCATATGAAGGCCCCAACATAAAGAAGAGTTACCGAAATTTAAGAAAGGGAAATAGAAACAAAGCACAATCTTACcaaattcaaactttaaaagTGGTCGTTTGTGAAAATTGGCGGTGTTACGGAATTGGAGATTCAAACTCACCTCAGGTTAACTTACCTTAGGTTAGGGAAACAAATTTGAAGCTTAAGTTGGGGAAGTTTGGATTGTgtgagtggttagtcatgcccTTTAGCTTAACCAATGCTTCGAGTACCTTCATACGACTTATGCATCATGTCTTAAACCTTTTATAGGCAAGTTTGtagttgtttactttgatgacatccTCATCTACAACTTGAACATATAAGACCACCAAGTTCTAGGAAGGTACTAGAATGTTATTATCCTCATCCTCATCTTTGGAAATATGTTTTGTATGCTAATTCTAAAAAATGTGTCTCTGGAATATACCATATTAAGTTCTTAGCATTTGTAGTTAGCTCTCAAGGGATGCAAGTAGATGAACAAAAGGTGGCAGCAATTAagaattggcctacacccaccaatatCAGTGAAGTATGAAGCTTTCATGGGTTAGCTTGTTTTTATAGAAGATTCATGAAACACTTCATTACTATTGTTGCTCCTCTCAATGAAATAGCAAATAAAGATGTAGTGTTCAAATAAAGCCAAGAACAAGCTAAGGCTTTTGAAGGtttgaaagaaatattaaacaagaCACCCATCTTAACACTCCCCAACTTTACTAAGCCATTTGAGATTAAGTGTGAtctctaatataggcattggggctgaCCCGCACAAAAGAGAGGCAAAATTGTGTACTTATGTCAATCACCTATGTTTGATTACATTCAAAATATAGAAAGAGAAACAGGTCAATAATGTTTTTTCGAATTGGACTGAACTAGTTGAAAGAGAAACAGGTCAATAATGTTTTTTCGAATTGGACTGAACTAGTTGAACCATAATTTCTTTCTCCCCGTTTATTGTGGGAGTacaatcatattttattttgtacgatGACCATATTGGTTGAACCATTCATTTTAAtttaccactacaagaaaatttggTATTACATACAACACAAATGCGTAGGTAAGACAATAAATCTTGATGTAAAACATAGTCACACATGGATTACATACTAATAAAAATCTATATATAAAACTGTCGTAGGTAACTGTCACCTATGGATTTGGGattcatatataattataattgattttttttttatatttgaaagcACTGGAAATCAGTTTCACACCTGCATATACCGAAAGTCATTTCAGTTTTCAATAGCATTTATTCAAAGacaaatattcatcaacatTCAAAGGCTGCAAGCACCAAATGATCATGGAGACCTTGATACCATGCTATAGACTAAGTCCCCCAAAAGCTTAGGGTATAAGGAGAAGGAGCAACATGACTATTAAGTCTTTAACaaaaactaataatataaaacaaaataacataAAGTATTAACAAGATCCTCCACAGTCTATAGGTTATTACCCATTTCAAATTCATATTCATTATTCAACCACctcttcaaattaaaatttaattgaaatatcTTCGGTGGTCTCACAAACATAAAAAATGATGGATCAAAGTAAGAAAACGTAGCTGATGATCCAAACGCATAATCTCCATGCACAAAATGTACCCATACTCGTCCAAAACTTAATTATAGGCAGTACCAACCAAGTCCCAAGCAAAATCAAACACCCGCATGAATTAAAACAAAGAATGCAGGTGCAAAACAAAACCTAAATTAAAACTAGGTGCAAGTGTATAAGAGAacttgaaaataaaaagaaaacaaggtGCAGGTTGAATACTATGCTCCCTAACCAAAAAGTATTATCTAAGAATCACTGATCTTTTAATGTTAAGTAGTATTAATAATTTGAATTAGGGTGTGCAGATATATTGTGATCACCATTTTATATGTTCTAAAGCAAAGTGGAACCACGAATGTTAAGTAGACAAGAAACAGAGAAGTCTATAACACAAAAATCAATAACACCAAGTTTGAGTCATATTTTACCATTATTATATACTAATGAAATCTCAAAATCATTTTAAGTAATATGGAAATTCCTCAGATGTATACTTTCCATCCCTTCCTTCAAACACCAGCCTTCTGAACTCTTGCATAATCAAGAAAGTTGCATCACACTAAAAGACAGTCACGGTAAACATTTCAGGATGCATTTTGTTCTGCTCATATGCCTATGAAGAGTTTATTTCTCATAATTATACAGTAGTTGGAAAAGAAGGAATATGCAAAGATGCTAACCAGTTATGTGATTATACCTTGTCTCTCCTTCACTACCTCATGCCATAACCAAGTCCTTGCAAGATTTCAAGCTTTGTGCACAACAAGAAATCGGTGAAAGGAGAAATTGAACCATAAATTCTAGAAGCAAACAAGAGATATCGCAAAAAACAAACCATGGAAGAAGAACTTGAATccacaagaaaaaaagaaaagagaacaACTTACGAATTTGAAAGCCTGTGAAGGCCCCAACATCAAGAAGAGCTACTATTGTTGCACCTCTCTATGAAATAGTAAAGATAGATATAGTTTTAAAATGGAGCCAAGAACAAGCTAAGGCTTTTCAAGCTTTGAAAGAAATATTAACCAAGACACCCATCTTAACCGTCCTCAACTTTACTAAgtcatttgagattgagtgtgatgcctctaatataggcattggggctgactcgcacaaaaaaaaaaaaaggcaaaagTGTGTACTTGTGTCAAACACCTATGTTTGAATACATTCTAAATATAGAAAGAGAAACAAATCAATAATGTTTTTTTCGAATTGGACTAAATTAGTTGAACCATCATTTCTTTATCCATGTTTATTGTGGGAATAcgatgatattttattttgtacggAGACCTTTTATTTTGTGCAATGATCATATTGGTTGAACCATTAATTTGGATTTACACAGTTGAACAACTGAAAACATAACCTTGTGCTATCATTacttatcaaaacaaaatttaattggAATAAGCCCTTATGATGCAGAAGATTTTGGTAGGACATATTGAATGAttaacaataaattaattatggAATACTTATGTCAAACACCTATGTTTGAATACATTcaaaatatagaaaaagaaacaaGCCAATAATGTTTTTTCGAATTGGATTGAACT
This region includes:
- the LOC137838289 gene encoding uncharacterized protein; this translates as MFGVDLENNVSDCENFRKRPSQEESVGVESSSIFKRKGSQSTINSIFKKSEREDTCQQIALFFYNNVIPFNVARSEEFTKMVEMIAKHDPGIKPPSYHEIRVKYLKQQVEKTNQILEEHRLCWKKYGCTIMTDGWTDRKRRTILNFLVNSPKGIVFLKSIDASDISKTADKIFKMMDDVVEEVGEDNVMQIVTDNAANYKAVGDLLMQKRNKLYWTPCATHCIDLMLEDFEKKIPLHQKTISNGKKITAYIYSRTSLICLLHKHTEGIDLIRQANTRFATSYLTLGCLNENKKSLIRMFTSKEWQSSRCVKTRDGRLVENLVLNKGFWSNILNCLRGALPLIKVLCMVDSDEKPAMGFIYEEMDLAKEKIQSLFNGVSKSYTPLWEIIDQRWDNQLHRPLHAAGHYLNPILHYHPDFKADYEVKRGMYECLERMGGDIDEITKIDAQIEGFKSKSGFLGSEIAQRALKTKTPAQWWEQYVLGLTCSSSGCERNWSAFERVHRKKRNCLHQKTMNDVVFVMANSRLMKRKDVRNTKKWTVEDNEANDVELMDDLDEVGELEPMDDLEVPPIVADDEGHGIDSINENEDLVEENDDYPSINMKDFLG